From the Leptospira sp. WS60.C2 genome, one window contains:
- a CDS encoding GAF domain-containing SpoIIE family protein phosphatase, translated as MSSRKSDFGRFQHLESFIHMAKDPIWCFELDLPMPISLSFEEQIEFIWNHSLVRECNLAMVKFYGYEHMQDVKGKYVKDIVNLESIHLLRKFIETSYQLEDYEYTLHSTILPRVFLIHSHGQVVDGHLIRIWGQQIEISNIRESESKLAGLLQFSQRVTEISKMFVHTKAEFVSDAIQFALEELGKYSKADRVFVAEISSDKQFLSVSHEWLLGDVPSLFTVGTKLPIAKMNPERLGILASDGFIYIPDTSALHEEPWHKQLFHSANVRSILVIGLRDEGNLIGILGVTTYKNLGDWTDETKQMLGLVAGFISQGLVRAKNEIKLMKKEKILQRFYSDVKEDLALAKLTQEAWVAKDFGEIPNLKIESRFLPYDEIGGDLILYEKPKSDCIDIFFGDISGHGISSALVSGIAAVSFKKHSLVESSPAAILEAMHKELKTIIFKHHISACVMRIYPLERRIEFSFAGHPPVVFWNQKDRVMKFVKDEMYPILLLEDWKGKNISRTFELGDRLLLYSDGIYELEEETGGYIGLDVFLQELSEMISVSDDTYSLIKNMIANCLVEKERIIHDDIAVLVLEF; from the coding sequence ATGAGCTCTCGTAAATCGGATTTTGGTCGTTTTCAGCACTTAGAGAGCTTTATTCACATGGCAAAGGATCCGATTTGGTGTTTTGAACTGGATCTTCCCATGCCGATTTCTCTATCCTTTGAGGAGCAAATTGAATTCATTTGGAACCATTCATTGGTGAGAGAATGCAATTTAGCCATGGTGAAGTTTTATGGCTATGAACACATGCAAGATGTGAAAGGCAAATACGTAAAGGACATTGTCAATTTAGAAAGCATTCATCTCCTTCGGAAATTTATCGAAACTTCCTACCAACTAGAAGACTATGAATACACGCTTCATTCGACTATTTTACCGAGAGTGTTTCTCATCCATTCCCATGGGCAAGTGGTTGATGGTCATCTCATTCGTATCTGGGGCCAACAAATCGAAATTTCAAACATTAGGGAGTCAGAATCAAAGTTAGCTGGTCTTTTACAATTTTCCCAAAGAGTCACCGAAATTTCTAAGATGTTTGTTCATACAAAAGCAGAATTTGTTTCGGATGCGATTCAGTTTGCTTTGGAGGAATTAGGAAAATACTCAAAAGCAGACCGTGTGTTTGTTGCAGAGATTTCATCTGACAAACAATTTTTGTCTGTCAGTCATGAATGGTTATTAGGGGATGTTCCATCTTTGTTTACTGTCGGAACCAAACTTCCGATCGCTAAAATGAATCCAGAACGTTTGGGGATATTAGCAAGTGATGGATTCATTTATATACCAGACACTTCTGCATTACACGAAGAACCGTGGCATAAACAATTGTTTCATTCTGCCAATGTTCGCTCTATTCTTGTGATTGGTTTACGTGATGAAGGGAACTTAATTGGAATCCTAGGTGTCACCACATATAAAAATTTAGGCGATTGGACTGATGAAACAAAACAAATGTTAGGTCTCGTTGCTGGTTTTATTTCACAAGGTTTGGTTCGTGCCAAAAATGAAATCAAACTCATGAAAAAAGAAAAAATCTTACAAAGATTTTATTCTGATGTGAAAGAAGACTTGGCTCTTGCCAAACTAACCCAGGAAGCATGGGTAGCAAAAGATTTTGGTGAGATTCCCAATCTTAAAATTGAATCTCGGTTTTTACCTTATGATGAGATTGGTGGAGACTTAATTTTATATGAAAAACCAAAATCCGATTGTATTGATATTTTTTTTGGTGATATTTCGGGGCATGGTATTTCATCCGCATTGGTATCTGGAATTGCTGCCGTATCGTTCAAAAAACACTCCTTAGTCGAATCTTCTCCAGCTGCCATTTTAGAAGCGATGCACAAGGAACTAAAAACCATAATTTTTAAACATCATATTTCCGCATGCGTGATGAGAATTTATCCTTTGGAACGACGGATTGAATTTAGTTTTGCTGGTCATCCTCCTGTTGTGTTTTGGAACCAAAAAGACAGAGTGATGAAGTTCGTAAAAGATGAAATGTATCCTATATTGTTACTCGAAGATTGGAAGGGAAAAAATATATCACGTACCTTTGAACTTGGGGATCGTTTGTTATTGTATTCAGATGGGATATATGAATTGGAAGAAGAAACAGGTGGTTACATCGGGCTCGATGTTTTTTTACAAGAGTTGTCTGAGATGATTTCTGTCTCCGATGATACCTATAGTCTGATTAAAAACATGATAGCCAATTGCCTTGTGGAAAAGGAACGAATCATTCACGATGATATCGCAGTGTTAGTTTTAGAGTTTTAA
- a CDS encoding response regulator transcription factor has translation MKPRILLVEDDEGLGETLKERLELDKYKVKWAKSVSEAKGIYKPNDFDLVVLDLRLPDGNGFELAELIVTKEKDLPFLFLTAQAGAQERLRGFELGAAEFIPKPFHLKEFLIRLERVVSLTRPHFGQKWKMGTKEIHLDSFLVKHEDGTTSLLSKRDCSLLALLLSDPEKVFSRSEILDVIVGEDSFPTERTIDNAIVRLRDALGEESIRNVRGVGYQWMGAIEPLK, from the coding sequence ATGAAACCGAGAATTTTACTAGTGGAAGACGATGAAGGACTTGGTGAAACGTTAAAAGAAAGACTGGAGTTAGACAAATACAAAGTCAAATGGGCTAAATCGGTTTCGGAAGCAAAAGGGATCTACAAACCCAATGACTTTGATTTGGTGGTACTTGACTTACGATTGCCTGATGGGAATGGATTCGAACTTGCCGAACTCATTGTGACAAAAGAAAAAGACTTACCTTTTTTATTTCTCACAGCGCAAGCAGGTGCGCAGGAACGCCTTCGTGGCTTCGAACTGGGTGCGGCAGAGTTCATCCCAAAACCCTTCCATTTAAAAGAGTTTCTCATTCGTTTGGAGCGCGTTGTCTCCCTCACACGCCCCCATTTTGGACAAAAATGGAAAATGGGAACGAAGGAAATCCATTTGGATTCCTTTTTAGTAAAACACGAGGATGGGACAACCAGCCTTCTGTCCAAACGGGACTGTTCCCTTCTTGCCTTACTCTTAAGCGACCCGGAGAAAGTCTTCAGTCGTTCGGAAATCCTGGATGTAATCGTCGGCGAAGACAGTTTTCCAACAGAACGGACGATTGATAATGCTATTGTCCGACTCCGAGATGCCCTAGGGGAAGAATCCATCCGCAATGTGCGCGGTGTTGGTTACCAATGGATGGGAGCGATCGAACCTCTGAAATAA
- a CDS encoding sensor histidine kinase: MFFSLAWLSLTLSLGVWWWILGFRQAKTISEISMSTERKFELGRVNRMLQLEGSFFLSMLTLGGVTLAVLSYRDHKRSKLIADFFSTVTHEMKTPIASLQLQIEVLLEDTKNIELKRKLEKIWKENQRIESQMGNAFYLASLMQGEALYMETITLQELKDSYSHHEPDLIWDVSLPLDKKVYLDKKAFFAMLKNLTDNARRHGKANLIKLMIFQEKNKICFLLEDNGEGFLGNKKYLTQPFLRHSKTSGSGIGLYIVKKLIEKMKGKIEFPDSSYGFQVKLCLNEVS, from the coding sequence ATGTTTTTCTCCCTGGCTTGGCTTTCCCTCACGCTCTCCCTTGGAGTCTGGTGGTGGATTTTAGGGTTTCGCCAAGCCAAAACCATTTCTGAAATTTCAATGAGCACAGAACGAAAATTCGAACTGGGTCGAGTGAATCGTATGTTGCAATTGGAAGGATCGTTTTTCCTTTCGATGTTAACACTGGGTGGCGTAACCTTAGCAGTTTTGTCCTACCGTGACCACAAACGTTCCAAACTCATCGCAGACTTTTTTTCCACGGTAACACACGAAATGAAAACTCCGATTGCCAGCTTACAGTTGCAAATTGAAGTTCTATTAGAAGACACAAAAAACATAGAACTCAAACGTAAGTTAGAAAAAATTTGGAAAGAAAATCAGAGGATTGAATCCCAAATGGGGAATGCTTTTTATCTAGCAAGTCTCATGCAAGGAGAGGCCTTATACATGGAAACAATCACCTTACAAGAATTAAAGGATTCGTATTCTCATCATGAGCCAGATTTGATTTGGGATGTGTCCCTTCCTCTTGATAAAAAAGTATATTTAGATAAAAAAGCCTTCTTTGCCATGTTAAAAAATCTAACAGACAATGCAAGACGCCATGGGAAAGCAAACCTAATCAAACTGATGATATTCCAAGAGAAAAATAAGATTTGTTTTCTCTTGGAAGACAATGGAGAAGGATTTCTTGGAAACAAAAAATACCTGACCCAACCTTTCTTACGTCATTCCAAAACGAGTGGAAGTGGGATTGGTCTTTATATTGTTAAGAAATTAATCGAAAAAATGAAAGGGAAAATTGAGTTTCCGGACAGTTCTTACGGATTTCAAGTCAAACTTTGTTTGAACGAGGTTTCATGA